From Lolium perenne isolate Kyuss_39 chromosome 5, Kyuss_2.0, whole genome shotgun sequence, a single genomic window includes:
- the LOC127303403 gene encoding uncharacterized protein — MAMENNQDLCQDHVAEPPSVRTQSQPQPSVSYLSKLLGTTTFKDTAASSSSPQAVAETQPPKPTIYVKKPPGWYFSIYVRIDRSGSFHTYPHLGGPFKSLQDVEKAIERYLDDKWHKTLWKEQSGDSGMEIVIKKALYWPDGRTRRCSDNQAVEHTREQKSLMLQALLDTYNEDHKLFGDDAYEFKDILHFQSIGEGNMWYKHFNFTTKTKDGIEDLFFAEVKEERDNELVANTLCKIESNENGHCYGCINNGSIDIKHPDKADAYSGGHLDVYLPFGGGSLRPNTWTGSKEDVAREEARLRYIYGVK, encoded by the exons ATGGCAATGGAGAACAATCAAGATCT GTGCCAGGATCATGTGGCTGAGCCTCCATCTGTACGGACGCAGTCGCAGCCGCAACCGTCTGTCTCATACTTGAGCAAGTTGCTCGGCACTACAACATTCAAGGACACTGCCGCTTCCTCATCCTCCCCGCAGGCTGTAGCCGAGACCCAGCCACCTAAGCCAACAATTTACGTCAAAAAACCTCCTGGTTGGTACTTCAGTATTTACGTCAGGATCGATCGTTCAGGATCTTTCCATACTTATCCTCATCTCGGTGGGCCGTTCAAGAGCTTACAGGATGTTGAAAAGGCTATCGAGCGCTATCTCGATGACAAGTGGCATAAAACGCT GTGGAAAGAGCAATCTGGGGATTCTGGGATGGAGATTGTTATAAAGAAGGCTCTTTACTGGCCTGATGGAAGAACAAGGAGATGTTCAGACAACCAGGCAGTGGAGCATACCCGTGAGCAAAAGAGTTTAATGCTTCAAGCTTTACTGGATACGTATAACGAGGATCACAAACTTTTTGGG GATGATGCATATGAATTCAAGGATATTTTGCACTTCCAGTCAATCGGCGAAGGCAATATGTGGTACAAGCATTTCAATTTCACTACAAAGACTAAAGATGGAATTGAGGATCTTTTCTTTGCTGAAGTGAAAGAAGAAAGAGACAATGAGTTGGTGGCAAATACTTTATGCAAGATTGAATCCAATGAAAATG GCCACTGCTATGGTTGCATAAATAATGGAAGTATTGATATAAAGCACCCCGACAAGGCTGATGCATACTCTGGTGGTCACTTGGATGTATATCTGCCATTTGGTGGGGGTAGCCTCCGTCCTAACACATGGACAGGCTCTAAGGAAGAT GTGGCTAGAGAGGAAGCTAGGCTGAGATATATCTATGGTGTAAAATGA